A region of the Flintibacter sp. KGMB00164 genome:
CATTATGTGCATCGCCTCCCTCATCATCCTCATCTTCTTCGTCCCCTATGTGGCCTCCGGCCTGGCCGCCATCGGCAAGCTGTTTAACAGCCTGTTTGGCTGGAACTACATGCTGGCTGTCATTATCGGCGCCCTGGTCATCATCAGCTACACCTCGGTGGGCGGCTTCTCCGCTGTGGCCACCATGGACCTCATCCAGTCCATCATTATGACGGTGGCTCTGGTGGTCATCACCGTGTTCAGCATCAACCAGGCGGGCGGCGTGGACGCCGTGGTGGAGAACGCCAAGTCTATGGACGGATACCTCAGCTTCTTCCAGACCTACGACCCGGTTGCCGGTTCCGCCAAACCCTACCCCGCTATCAACATCTTCTCCATGCTGGCCTGGGGCCTGGGCTACTTCGGCATGCCCCACATTCTGGTACGCTTTATGGCCATCCGGGATGAGAAGGAGCTGACCCTGTCCCGCCGCATTGCTGCGGTGTGGGTGGTCATCTCCATGACGGTAGCCGTGTGCATCGGCATGATCGGCAACAGCGTCTCCAAAGCCGGCCACATCCCCACCCTGGAAGGCAGCGCCTCCGAGACTATCATCGTCCAGATTGCCAACCTGCTCTCTACCTACGGCTGGCTGGCCGCTATCGTGGCCGGTCTCATTCTGGCCGGTATCCTGGCCGCTACCATGTCCACCGCCGACTCCCAGCTGCTGGCAGCCTCCTCCGCGTTCTCGGAGAACCTGCTCCAGGACGTCTTCGGCATGAAGCTCACCCCCAAGCAGACCATGCTGGTGGCCCGGGGCACCGTTATCTGCATCGCCATTATTGCGGTCTTCCTGGCCTCTGACCCCAACAGCAGCGTCTTTGCCATCGTCTCCTTCGCCTGGGCCGGGTTCGGCGCCACCTTCGGTCCCGCCATTTTGTGCGCTCTGTTCTGGAAGCGGAGCAACCGCCAGGGCATTCTGGCCGGTCTTGTGGTGGGCGGCGTAATGGTCTTTGTGTGGAAGTTCCTCATCGCCCCTATGGGCGGCGCTCTGGCTATCTACGAGCTGCTGCCTGCCTTCCTCAGCGCGCTGATCGCCATTGTGGTGGTCTCCCTGCTCACCCCCAAGCCCGACGCCTCTGTGCTGGCCCTGTTTGACCAGTCCAAGCAGAGCGCGGAATAAATCATCTCCGTACAAAAGGAACCCCCGTGCTTGCAGCACGGGGGTTCCTTTTCTATTCCAATCAGAAGGACACGCCCTGCCAGATCATCGCCTGGCACACCTTTTCAAAGCCGGCGATGTTGGCGCCCATCACCAGATTGCCCGGCGCACCGTAGTCCTTGGCGGCCTGGTCGATGTTGTGATAGATGTTCACCATGATCTTCTTCAGGTGCTCATCCACTTCCTCAAAGCTCCAGGGCATACGCATGGAGTTCTGGCTCATCTCCAGACCGGAGACCGCCACGCCGCCGGCGTTGGCCGCCTTGGCGGGACCAAAGAGGATACCGTTGTCCTGGAGATACTTGGTGGCCTCCAGGGTGGTGGGCATGTTGGCACCCTCGGCCACGGCGATACAGCCGTTCTCCTTCAGCGCCCGGGCGCCCTCGATGGGCAGCTCGTTCTGGGTGGCGCAGGGAAGGGCGATGTCACAGGGGACGGTCCAAATGCCTCTGGGGTCTTCCACATACTTGGCGGTGGGCACATAGTCCACATAGGTCTTGATGCGGTCCCGCTTGACCTCCTTGATGAGCTGGATGGTGCGGTAGTCGATGCCGTTCTCATCCACAATATAGCCGTTGGAGTCGCTCATGGCCACCACCTTGGCCCCCAGCTGGGTGGCCTTCTGGTTGGCGTAGGTGGCCACGTTGCCGGAGCCGGAGATCACCACCCGCTTGCCCTGGAAGGAGGTATTGCGCTCGTGGAGCATCTCCTGGGTGAAGTAGCACAGGCCGAAGCCGGTGGCCTCGGGGCGGGCCAGGGAGCCGCCGGAGCTGGGGTCCTTGCCGGTGAGTACGCCGCTGAACTCGTTGCGGATGCGCTTATACTGGCCGAACATATAGCCGATCTCCCGGCTGCCCACGCCCATGTCGCCGGCGGGTACGTCGGTATCGGGGCCGATGTGGCGCTGCAGCTCGATCATGAAGGACTGGCAGAAACGCATGATCTCGTTGTTGCTCTTGCCCTTGGGATCAAAGTCGGAGCCGCCCTTGCCGCCGCCCATGGGCAGGCCAGTGAGGGAGTTTTTGAAGATCTGCTCAAAGCCCAGGAACTTGATGACCGACAGGTTCACGCTGGGGTGGAAGCGCAGGCCGCCCTTGGAGGGGCCGATGGAGGTGGAGAACTGCACCCGGTAGCCCCGGTTGACCTGGA
Encoded here:
- the gdhA gene encoding NADP-specific glutamate dehydrogenase; the protein is MAIKNAYLNRVYQDLAGRYADQKEFLQAVQEVLTSLEPVFERRPELEEMGIIERLVEPERSLLFRVSWVDDRGKIQVNRGYRVQFSTSIGPSKGGLRFHPSVNLSVIKFLGFEQIFKNSLTGLPMGGGKGGSDFDPKGKSNNEIMRFCQSFMIELQRHIGPDTDVPAGDMGVGSREIGYMFGQYKRIRNEFSGVLTGKDPSSGGSLARPEATGFGLCYFTQEMLHERNTSFQGKRVVISGSGNVATYANQKATQLGAKVVAMSDSNGYIVDENGIDYRTIQLIKEVKRDRIKTYVDYVPTAKYVEDPRGIWTVPCDIALPCATQNELPIEGARALKENGCIAVAEGANMPTTLEATKYLQDNGILFGPAKAANAGGVAVSGLEMSQNSMRMPWSFEEVDEHLKKIMVNIYHNIDQAAKDYGAPGNLVMGANIAGFEKVCQAMIWQGVSF
- a CDS encoding sodium/proline symporter, whose protein sequence is MTSAQMFITATIILYLCFVICTGVLIGRRSKKSAEGFYLGGRGIGPLVTAMSAEASDMSSWLLMGLPGVAYLSGVADASWTAIGLALGTYLNFLLVAKRIRRYSVQLDAITIPSFISKRYQEKRPIIMCIASLIILIFFVPYVASGLAAIGKLFNSLFGWNYMLAVIIGALVIISYTSVGGFSAVATMDLIQSIIMTVALVVITVFSINQAGGVDAVVENAKSMDGYLSFFQTYDPVAGSAKPYPAINIFSMLAWGLGYFGMPHILVRFMAIRDEKELTLSRRIAAVWVVISMTVAVCIGMIGNSVSKAGHIPTLEGSASETIIVQIANLLSTYGWLAAIVAGLILAGILAATMSTADSQLLAASSAFSENLLQDVFGMKLTPKQTMLVARGTVICIAIIAVFLASDPNSSVFAIVSFAWAGFGATFGPAILCALFWKRSNRQGILAGLVVGGVMVFVWKFLIAPMGGALAIYELLPAFLSALIAIVVVSLLTPKPDASVLALFDQSKQSAE